The following are encoded together in the Cynocephalus volans isolate mCynVol1 chromosome 4, mCynVol1.pri, whole genome shotgun sequence genome:
- the LOC134375541 gene encoding olfactory receptor 4S2, whose protein sequence is MGQINNVTEFIFWGLSQNLEVEEVCFVVFSVFYTVILLGNLLIMLTVCLSNLFQSPLYFFLNYLSFVDICYSSVTAPKMIVDLLAKNKRISYVGCMLQLFGVHFFGCTEIFILTVMAYDRYVAICKPLHYMAIMDRGRCCKMLLGTWVGGFLHSLIQVALVVQLPFCGPNEIDHYFCDIHPVLKLACTDTYIVGVVVTANSGTIALGSFVILLISYSIILVSLRKQSAEGRRKALSTCGSHIAVVIIFFAPCTFMYMRPDTTFSEDKMVAVFYTIITPMLNPLIYTLRNAEVKNVMKKLWGRKVF, encoded by the coding sequence ATGGGACAAATAAACAATGTAACTGAATTCATTTTCTGGGGTCTTTCTCAGAATCTAGAGGTTGAAGAAGTTTGTTTTGTGGTGTTTTCTGTCTTCTACACAGTCATTCTTCTGGGAAATCTCCTCATTATGCTGACAGTTTGCCTGAGCAACCTGTTCCAGTctcctttgtatttctttctcaaCTACTTGTCTTTTGTGGACATTTGTTACTCTTCGGTTACAGCCCCCAAGATGATTGTTGACCTGTTAGCAAAGAACAAAAGGATCTCCTATGTGGGGTGCATGTTGCAACTCTTTGGGGTACATTTCTTTGGCTGCACTGAGATCTTCATCCTTACTGTAATGGCCTATGACCGTTATGTGGCTATCTGTAAACCCCTACATTATATGGCCATCATGGACCGGGGCAGGTGCTGTAAAATGTTACTGGGGACATGGGTGGGTGGGTTCTTGCACTCCCTTATCCAAGTGGCTCTCGTAGTCCAACTCCCCTTTTGTGGACCCAATGAGATTGATCACTACTTTTGTGATATTCACCCTGTACTGAAACTTGCCTGCACAGACACCTATATTGTTGGTGTTGTTGTGACAGCCAACAGTGGTACCATTGCTCTGGGTAGCTTTGTTATCTTGCTAATCTCCTATTCCATCATCCTGGTGTCCCTGAGAAAGCAGTCAGCAGAAGGCAGGCGCAAAGCTCTCTCCACCTGTGGCTCCCATATAGCTGTGGTCATTATCTTTTTTGCTCCCTGCACTTTTATGTATATGCGCCCCGACACTACCTTTTCAGAGGATAAGATGGTGGCTGTATTTTACACCATTATCACCCCCATGTTAAATCCTCTGATTTATACACTGAGAAATGCAGAAGTAAAGAATGTAATGAAAAAGCTGTGGGGCAGGAAGGTTTTCTAG